Genomic DNA from Halobaculum sp. CBA1158:
CGCGAGTCGCGTCGACGCCGGCGGCTCGGGTCGGCGACGGCCGTACGCGACGGATGACGCTACCGGGTCACGTCGAGGCCGAACAGCTCCGCCGCGTTCCGGTAGCCGATGTCCCGGGCGTTCTCCTCGGGTAGCCGCCCGAGAACCGCACGAGTGATGTCGACCCACGTGTCGAGCACCCAGTCGGTGTAGTGCCACTCGTGGCCCGCGTCCAGCCCCCACGCCAACCGATCGGAGTACTCCTCGAGTATCGTCGCGTGCTCCTCGTAGAACTCCTCGGCGTGGCCTCGAACGCCCCGCTCGGCGATCAGTTCCTCGAACCGTCTCTCGGTCATCTCTCCGTCCTCGTACGCGAAGGGGGTGAGCTCTCTCCCCGAGAGGTCGTAGGTCACGTTCGGGTTTCGTTCCAGGACGCCGGCGGCGATCGCTCCGTCGGTCATCTCGTCCCAGTTGTACGTCGAGTGAACGACGAACTGCGTGTCGCGGTTGTGGGCGTACGCCGCCTCGAGATTCCGCCACTTCGGGAAGTCCAGCGGATCCTCGGCGTTTTCGAGCGTCTCCTCGGAGTGACGATACACCTCCGGCCCGTGGAGCAGCACCGGGACGCCCGCTTCGGCGGCGAGGTCGTAAACCCCCAGCAGCGTCTCGTGGTCCATCGCGGGCGGGTCCTCGACCATGTCGTAGGGGGGACGCATCTCGCCGATCGCCCTGTAGTCGTACTCCGCGAGTCGCTGCTGGAAGCTCTCTACGGCCGTGTCGAACTCGTCGAGGAACTCGTTGTACGCGAACGCCGACGGGATCAGCCGATCGTCGTACCGACCGACCGCGTCCATCAGCGGGTCGCCCGTGATCGCCACGACCCGTTCGACCCGGTTACGAGACATCCAGTCGACGTACCAGCCGAGGTCGTCCCTGGCGACGGCGTAGCCGTCGGAGCCGATCATGTGCTCGTGGACCGAAATCAGCGGCCCGTCGTAGTACTCGTCGGGCCACTCGCGCGTCGGCACCGGTTCGCTCGTGGTCTCCGGGGTCGCCGTCGCTGTCGCCGACGCTGTCGGCGACCGCGTCGAGGTCGGGGTCGACGTCCCGGTCTCGGTGGCCTCCCGCGTCGACGCGCCACAGCCGGCGAGGCCGGCCGTCAGC
This window encodes:
- a CDS encoding amidohydrolase codes for the protein MPRLTDRRSFLAALTAGLAGCGASTREATETGTSTPTSTRSPTASATATATPETTSEPVPTREWPDEYYDGPLISVHEHMIGSDGYAVARDDLGWYVDWMSRNRVERVVAITGDPLMDAVGRYDDRLIPSAFAYNEFLDEFDTAVESFQQRLAEYDYRAIGEMRPPYDMVEDPPAMDHETLLGVYDLAAEAGVPVLLHGPEVYRHSEETLENAEDPLDFPKWRNLEAAYAHNRDTQFVVHSTYNWDEMTDGAIAAGVLERNPNVTYDLSGRELTPFAYEDGEMTERRFEELIAERGVRGHAEEFYEEHATILEEYSDRLAWGLDAGHEWHYTDWVLDTWVDITRAVLGRLPEENARDIGYRNAAELFGLDVTR